The genomic window TTCAGGTTTTGTCTTCTGAACCCCAAAAACAGGGAATGTCCTGAAGTAACCCAGCATAATTTTTCCGTTGTGCAGGAAATCGTCGTTCCAGAAATCGGAGATCGGTGCCTGCGGTGAAGAGGCTACCAAAGCAGGGTGTTGTGCAAGAACCCCAACTGCCGTATAGAACCCCGGATAAGAAGTTCCGTACTGGCCCACTTTCCCGTTGTTGTCTTTAATGTTTTTAACCAGCCAGTCGATGGTGTCGTAGGTATCGGTGCTTTCGTCCACATCTTTTTTGGTTTTGTGGTCCACCTGTGGAGTCATGTTGGTAAAAGTACCTTCACTCATATATCTTCCGCGTACATCCTGATAGACGAAGATGTATTTGTCTTTCATTAAGTAAGAATTCGGGCCGACCTTCGTCTTATATTCATTTTCCCCGTATGGAGCCACGCTGTAGCAGGTTCGCTGCATCAGGAAAGGATATTTGTTCTTGCCGGAAATATCCTTTGGAATATATACCGAAGTGAAAAGCTTTACCCCATCACGCATCGGGATATAAACTTCTTTTTTAATAAAATTATCCTTTACAAAAGTATCGGGCTGTTGCTTATTCTGCGAATTCCCTAAAGCAAACAGGAAAATCATCAGCATGGAAAAATGAAACTTCATTATCTAAAAATTTAGTGCTAATTTAATCATAAATTGTTTTGCGTTAAATGGATGTTTGATATTAAGTGTCAAAATACTGGTATACAGGTTTTTATTATATATGATTACAGTTGAAAATCAAATGGATTGGTTCAATTAATTATTAAAAAAGCGGATTATATGGGAAAGTCCATCTCATAAATTATGAAACGGACTTTTGTTATTTAATTACGTAAAGTGAAATTATTATTTTTCAACAACAAATACAGCGGTTTTGTCAACCGTAATTATTCCGCTTTTTTCACTTTTTAGTTTAAATGAAGCCACATGATTGTCGAATTTAAAAACAATGCTGTCATTAGTGATTTTTTTTAAATCTTTGACTGTGCTTTTGTCGGTAACAACATCATTTTGTTTAATCATAATATCCTGGTCTGAAAAAATAATCTGGCTTTTCTGCTCAACTATTTTTTTCTTTACCATCTCATGCAATGCCAGATTCTTTAAATTGATTTGTTCTATATTATAAGAATCAACAACATTCCAGTTTCCATTAAAATTATTTTTCTGAAATTCAGTAAATGACAAGCCAATCAGTACTGTTGACATGATAAGATATTTTTTCATATCTATAATATTTAAATTAGCGAGAACAATATTCTCGCTAATTATTATTTACTCCGGGTTATTTTTGATTACATTATCATTTAATTGATATAACACATTTTGGATATTATTATCAATTTCTACTTTAGTACCTTTTTCATCATCTGTTAAAGTACCATCAATTGTATTTTTAACATCTCCATTTGCTCCCTGCTCCTGCATTATTTTTCCTTGGAAATGGTAGTGATGTCCACCACCGACCATATGAATATCATAATGATTAACTTTAGGGCCTGACCAACCTATTGAAACATCTACCCAGCCATAGATATGCCATGAAGTTCCATTTGTGTCAGTAATGTATTCATCAACTTTAATTCTTTTAAAGAAGTTTATACTTTTTGACTCTAAAGTTTTAAAAAGGGTTGAAGTAAGTGTAGTGGTATTTGCAGTTACCAATCCTGCAAAGCCGATCATAGCAGTTAAAAGAATTTTTTTCATAGTTTTTAATTTAAAATTTAGTTTTAGATTGCAATCTAATAACAATATTATTAATTTTTTTTATACACCAAATAGTGTATTAATATTTTTTTAATTTTTTTCTTTAAATAATTAACAAATTTTTGAACATAAATTATCTGAACTACTTTCTATTCCCGGCAAATTTATTCAGCTTCATCGTCAGCGAAAACATGATGTATCTTCTGAGGATCAGGTCTTCCCGGTCTTCTACATAAGCTGCGGTAATATTTCTTCGGACGCTCTGGTTCTGGTTCAGTACGTCATATACTTTTACCCTCGCCGTAAGCTGCTTTTTATAAAATGAATAGCCGATGCCGGAATTCAGGAAGTAAAAATCCCTTTTGAACCCCGGAGCAATATTGGAGCTGGTGTTGTACTCGAAATCGTTTTCGAAAATCAGGTTTGTTTTCAGGAAATAATTGGTCAGCTCTACCCTGAATGTCTGATAAGTATTCCTGATGCTTTCCACACTGTAATTTTTATAATCGGAAAAAGAATAAGTCAGCGTATAAGAAGGTTTGATATTGATTTTATCCTTTTTATCATACATGATATTGATCCCGGGGGTAAGCACATACGAATTCCCGGTAAACAGCTGGCCATTGATAAATCCGCGGCTGTACCGGTAGCTCAGGCCGGCCTTCGGACTGACAGTGAGTTTCTGATCGCTCCATTTCAGTGTCTTGCTGAAACCTCCCGAGAAATTGGCGCTTTTGTTTCCGCTGATGTTGGTGTAGGTAACAAACTGTTTCCCGGAATCGTCATAATAGGAAAAGCTGGTGGTATCGTTGCTGTTGTAAGTAAAAGACAGGCTGAGATGATAATTGATGTTCTTCGGAACATTGAAATTGTTGAAATAAAGGCTGGTCCGGTTGCTCCAGGCATTTTTAAGATCCGGATTTCCCTGGTAGGTCACCAGAGGATTCGATTCGTCTACATAAGGGATCAGCCGTTGGGATGAAGGAATGGTAAAGCTTGCCGAGTTGTAGATATTCAACCTGGAATTTTCAGAGATTTTGTACTGTAAGCCTGCATTATAATCCGGCAGGATAAAATTCCGGCTAAGTTCAAAATGCTGACCGTTGAAAACGGATTGGTACTTCAGATCGGTAAAATCAACATTTGCTGAAGCCCAGAAATTGTATTTCTGTTTATTGAGTTCAAGAGTAATTTGGGGTGAAAATTGGTTGTTCCTTTCGTCGGAACTGTTGGACAAAGCTAGATTGTAATTGGAATACTGCCCGGTCGCCGGATCAAAGTCATGAACGAGCCTGTCGTTAAAAGCATTGGCCGAATTATAATTCAGCCCGAAATTAATGTTCAGGGAATCGGAAAGGGGTTCCGTGTATTTGGCGTTGAAGGAATAGCTGCTGTTCTGCGCTTTGGTTCGGGTCAGCTGGTTTCTGAAATCCCGTTTCGCGGGATCTTCGATGCCGTTGTCGTAAAAGAAGGTCTGGGAATTGGTAAGGCTTCTGTTTTTATTTTCGGTGATCGAAGTATTTAAACTGGAATAAAAAGACCTTCCTTTCTTACTGAACTTTCTTGAGTAATGGATGTTCGGGGTAAAAGCGTTGCTTTCCGAATCCGAGCTTCCGGCGGACTGGCTTTCATTTAACAGCATATCGTCCCGGAAAGTGGCCGAGCTGAATGTGGTAGAATTCGCTGTTGTTGAATGCGAAAAAGCCGGAGAAAAGTAAATGGTGCTCAGCGTATCGGGCTTTATCTTTACGGATGAGGTGAAATTGTATTGTTCGGATCCGTTTTCCCCTGTGCTTTCCGAATTGGTCTTGAGGTTATAATCCGGAAGAAAGGTGGTTTTTGAAATTTTAGAAGCGGTCTGCAGGTTGGTTTCCGTACGGGTAAGACCCAATGCATCGAGATCAATTTCGTTGCTCAGCCTGTCGGTGTAGTTGACACCGATGGTGGTCGACTTCTGGATTCCTTTCATGTTGTTTCCGGCCTGTATGTTGCGGGAGCCCTCACCGGAATCTCCCCTGGAATTCACGTTGTTGGAAGAAAGAACCATGCTGATCTTCCGTTTGTCTCTGAAATAGCTCAGGAAACCGCTGCCTTCATATCGTTTGTCGGAGCCGTAACCGGCGGTAATCCTCGAGAGGAAGCCTTTGTTTTTCTTATCATCAATGGTGAAATTGATGGTCGTATTCTCCGATTTCGTTGGTTTTCCGGTAAGCTCTTCTTCGCGGGTTTTGGTGGTGGTAAACTGGATATTCTTGATGATATCCGCCGGGATATTTTTCAAGGCAATCTTTCCGTCCTTATCGAAAAAAGGTTTCCCGTTGATCATGATCTGGTCGACCTGTTTTCCATTGGCGGTAATTTTTCCGTCGTTATCTATTTCCACGCCGCCGATGTTTTTCAGGAGCTCTTCAATATTGCTATCGGGGCGCACTTTGATGGCAGCGGCATTAAACTCAATGGTGTCCTTTTTAATTTTTACCGGGGCCACGGTAATTTTAACTTCTTCAATATCGGTTACCTTGTTCTGATCCAGTTCCAGCGTTCCGATATCAACGGACTGATTGATTTTGTCAAATATTTTTGAATAAGAAGCTGATTTTTCTGCATCGACTTTTAAAATGGATGCTTCTTTAAGTTCATCTGTTTTTAATGAAAATTTACCTTCCTTATTGGTAGAAGTGTAATTGACAATGGAAGAATCCTTTCGCTTTAGCAGATATACTGTCGCATTTTCCAGGGGCTTTTTCTTAAAGTCTACAACGTTCCCTTCAACACTGAACTTCTGTCCGCTCAGCATGAGAAATGGCAGTAAAAACATCAGCAGCCACAGAATCTTCTTCATAACTTTCTTTTGAACGTGCTAAAATATAAAAAAACATCCCTTAGTAGGGATGTCGGCAATTTAAAATAATTTTAAATCTATGGGGTTTGTGTTTTGTTGCGTGCAAATTTGTTGAGCTTCATGGTAAGGGAGAACATGACGTAGCGTTTCAGAATCAGGTCATCGCGGTCTTCAAAATAAGTGCTTGAGATAACTCTTCTTACGCTCTGGTTCTGGTTCAGCACATCATATACCTTCACTTTTGCCGTCAGCTGTTTGTTGAAAAAGGAATAGCCGACGCTCGTGTTCCAGAAGTAAAAATCCCTTTTGAAGCCCGGAGCGATATTGTTATTGGTATTGTATTCAAGATCGTTCCCCAGGATCAGCCTGCTTTTGAAGATGTAGTTCGTAAGCTCCAGCTTCAGGATCTGGTTGCTGGTATTTACCTGGTCGATGCTGTAATTCTTATATTTTGAAAAGTTATATCCTAAGGTATAAGAAGGTTTTACCGTCAGCTTATCTTTAATTTCATAAGTGAGGTTAAGTCCGGGATTGATGCTGTAGGAACTGCTGGAAAATTCCTGTCCGTTGATGAATCCTTTGTTAAAATTGTAATTGGAATTGAATCTGGGGTTGATGGTGAGTTTGTTTTCTTTCCATTTGAACGTTTTGCTGAAACCTCCTCCAAAGTTGAAGTTTTTATTTCCGCTGATGTTGGCATAGGTTATCAGCTGCTTTCCGCTTTCGTCGAAGGAAGAATAGTTGATGATGTCGTTATTTTTATAGGTAAACCCAATGTTCATGAAATAGGAGGTGTTTTTCACCATGTTAAAGTTATTGAAATACAGGTAGGTAGAATTTGTCCATGTATTTTTAAGGTTTGGATTTCCCTGATAAGAAACCAGTGGATTGATGACATCCAGGTAAGGAGTAAGCTGTTCTGCCGTAGGAATAGTGAAATCGGCGAAATTGTATAAGTTTAATCTTTTATTCTGGGAAAATTCATAATTCATTCCCATGTTATAGCTTGGGAGAACGAAGTTTTTCTGCAATTCGTAATTCTGATTATTAAAGCGGGAATTTACATTCATGTTGGAAAATTCTGCTTTTACTGAGCCCCACGCGTTGATTTTCTTTTTGTTGACTTCAAAGGATAATTCAGGAGCTATTTCATCGATCTTCTGATCCATCCGGTTGGATAAAGCATCATTATAACTGGAGTACTGCTGGGTTGATGTATTGAAATCATTAACATCCCTTATGTTTCTCATGGCCGCGGAATTGTAGCTCAAATTCAGTCCTACACTGATAGAATCGGTAATGGGTTCGGAATATCCGGTACTGAACCGGTAATTGTTATTTTGGTTTTTCTTCAGTGAGAATTGGTTTCGGTTGTCATTCGGCTGGGTCCCCAGATAAAATATATTTTCGGACCTGTTCAGTTTGTTTTCTTTATTTTCACCAATGCTGCTGTTTATATTCGCATGCATTTCCCTGCCTTTTTTCCTGAATTTTTTAGAGAAATAAATATTGGGATTGAATGAATTGTTTTCGGAGTCGGTTTTCGAATAGCTGTTGCTTGTATTCAGCAGGTCATTATCCTTGAATGTGCTGGAATTACTGTTACTGAAGTTATGAAGCTCATTTCGTGAAAACGCCGGCGAGAAATAAATGCTCGTTAAAGAATCCAGATGGATCCGGGCAGCCAGGTCGAGACTATATTGTCTGGAATCATTTTCACCGTTGCTTTCAGAATTTGTTTTTAGCGTATAATCCGGCAGCAGCGTGGTTCTTGAAACTTTGGATCTGGTTTCGAGGTTATTGCCGATGTGGATCAGGCTCAGATTATCCAGGTCTGCATCTTTGCCGAATTTATCACTGTAATTCAGCCCGATGGTGGTGGACTTCTGAATGCCTTTGGTGTTGTTTCCGCCGGAAGTATAGTAAGTGGTTCCACCGCTGGTAACAACGGAGCCGCCCTGCATCAGCCAGGAGTTTCTCCCGCGTCCCATGCTGTCGAAAACCTCATCGCTTGAAAAACCCTGGGAGTTGATATTGTTCGACGCAGCCAGCAGGCTGATCTTCGTATTGTTTTTAAAATAGCTTACAAGCCCGCTGCCTTCATACCGCTTATCAGAGCCGTAGCCTAAAGTAAGCCTTGAAATCAGTCCTTTGTTTTTCTTTTCGTCGATGTTGAAATTGATGGTGGCATTATTGGATTTTGAGTTTTTGCCGCTGAGCTCTTCCTCTTTGGTTTTGGTCGTCGTGAACTGAATGTTTTTGATGATGTCGGCAGGAAGATTCTGTAAAGCGATCTTACCGGTCTTATCAAAGAAAGGTTTGCCGTTAATGGTAATCTGGTCAACCTCTTTTCCGTTGATGGTAATTTTACCGTCGTTATCGATCTGTACCCCTGGGATCTGTTTCAGGAGCTCCTCGATTTTACTGTCCGGCCGCACTTTTATGGAAGAAGCATTAAATTCAATGGTATCTTTTTTTACTTTAACGGGTGAAGCGGTAAGTTTCACCTCCTGGATATTGGTGACCGAATTTCTTTCTAGCTCTATTTCTCCTAAAGAAACGGACTGGCTGATATTTTCAAAATTTTTGGAATAGGAAACCAGTTTTTCTGCATCTACTTTCAGGATGCCCGGCTCTGTAAGGTCGTCGGTTTTTAATGAGAAATTTCCTTCCCGGTTGGTGGATGTGTAATTGATGATGGAAGAATCCTTCTGTTTCAGAAGATAAATGGTGGCATTTTCTACAGGTTTTTTTTCAAAGTTTAAAACCCTTCCGCTAATGTTTAATTTTTGGGCATTAAAAAACAGCATATTCAGCATTAATACCAGCAGCAGCAATAGTTTTCTCATAGAGTTGATGATTATCAGTGCCGCAAAATTATAGAAAAAATAATGTTGAAAATAATAGTCTCAGAGTTAAATACCGTTAATATTTCCACCCAAAAATTCCTGTAATTGTTAAGTTTCCATAAAAAATAAAAACACCTCTTAAAAAAGAGATGTTCTTATGATTACTTTGAGACTGAAATTTAAGCTCTCAAATATCTTGAATAGGCGTATCCTTCCTGTCCGTCGTCAGTTTTTACTTTCCACCAGTCGTCCGAAGTCTGTTCGATCAGTGTTACGGAAGATCCTTTTGTTGCTTTTCCGACAACCGCTGCATCTGTAGAAGGCTCCTGTCTGATATTTAAATTAGATTCATCCGTTGCAACGGTAAGGGCAGTTCCTGCTGAAAGCCCGGCTACCTGAACATCGATATTGATGTCTGAAGCAGAATAGGTAGAGTCAATAGCTCCTAACGCATTCCATACCGCGTCTTTAGCTGCTGTATTGGAAGCACTTCCCGAAACATAAAGAATTCCGTCCTGTTCCTGAACCTGAAGATTGGAAATTCCTGCAGACTGGGCCGCAGAAACCACATTTGAATATTTATCCTGTAATGTATTCATGGCTTATTATTTTGTTACAGTATAGTTATAATTTACTTTTCCTACTTTCAAAGCATCTACCGATTCTTTTACTTTTCTGGCATCAGAAGAAGAAATATTTCCGGTAAGCGTAAGTTCTCCGTTCACTACTTCCACTTTCACTCCAGGAATGTCTTTTACGGCATCTTGTACTTTCTGCTGTACTTCAGGAGCAACGGCAGATTGTGTTTCAATAGCAGGAGCAGCGGTTGCAGAAGGCGCTACGGTAGCCATATCCATCACTTCTTTTACTCCGTTGATGGCTTTTAATTGTTTGATCATGGCGTCTTTAGCTTCCTGTGTTTCGAAAGTTCCGCTTAGATGGGCTACTCCGTCTTTTACTTCTACGGAAGCATTCGGATTAGAAACCACTACCGTAGTAGCCTGAGTCTGAAGATCAGCATCAGAAACTTTTTTCTTGCAGGAAACAGATCCGAAAGATACAGCGATAGCCAGTGCAGCCATAGCAATTGATTTTTTCATAGTTGTATATTTTTAATGTTAATACAAGTAAATATTATAGTAAAATGTATACCAAAATGTAAAAATTCGAATGATTTTTTATGAATTTTCCTCAATGCTTTTCAAAATAGTCGGATTGGTGTTCAAAAGCCATTCCTGACAAAAATTAATCGAATAATAAATCGTCATCATTCCAATTGTAAAAATATTATATTTGCGAAACTTGAATTATTGATATGAAAGGACAAAATAAACTATTTATAGCCATTGTCATCGCACTTATCCTGGGCGTGGCAATCGGCGGACTGGTACACGTAAGCTACCCCGAAAGTGCAGAACCTTTTTCAAAAAACATTAAACTTTTAGGGACGGTTTTCATCCGCCTGGTTCAGATGATCATTGCCCCGTTGGTTTTCACCACACTGGTTGTGGGAATTGCCAAGATGAGTGATATTAAAATGATCGGGAGGGTAGGTACCAAAGCCATGCTGTGGTTTATTTCCGCCTCACTCATTTCCCTTTTTATCGGTTTGATGCTGGTAAACTGGCTGGAGCCCGGTCATGTTACCAAACTTCCGATCCAGGATGCTGCTTCTGCAGAAGAACTGCTGAAAACGAGCAAAGGATTTTCGATGGAAGATTTTGTAAAACATATTATTCCGAAAAGTATATTCGAAGCTTTTGCAACCAACGAAGTATTGCAGATCGTGGTATTTTCGATTATGTTCGGGATTGCACTGGCCAATATGGGGGAAGAATATTCGCAGCCGGTAATCAAGTTATTTGATATTGTCGCGCACGGAATCCTGAAAATGGTAGGCTACATCATGTGGTTTGCGCCGCTGGGGGTCTTGGGAGCGATTGCTGCAGTAGTAGCCACCAATGGTTTCGAGATCTTTAAAGTATATGCCATTTACCTGAGAGACTTTTTCTTTGCTTTGGGTATTCTTTGGCTGGTTCTTCTGTTGGTTGGCTACCTGATTTTAGGAAACCGTCTTTTCGAATTATTGAGAAGAATTAAAGAGCCTTTGCTGATCGCTTTTTCCACCACGAGCTCAGAGGCTGTTTTCCCGAAACTGGTAGAGGAGTTAGAAAGATTCGGATGCAACAACCGGGTCGTGTCCTTCATTTTGCCGTTGGGCTATTCTTTTAATCTTGACGGCAGCATGATGTATATGACGTTTGCCTCCATTTTCATTGCCCAGATCTACGGAATTGAAATGACTGTCGGGCAACAGATCACGATGCTTCTGGTATTGATGCTGACGTCCAAAGGGATTGCCGGGGTTCCGAGAGCTTCCCTGGTCATTATCGTGGCGACCTGTTCGATGTTCGGAATTCCGCCGGAAGGGATTGCCCTTATTCTGCCGATCGACCATTTCTGTGATATGGGAAGAAGCATGACAAATGTGCTGGGAAATGCCCTGGCAACTTCAGCCGTTTCCAAATGGGAACGGCAGCTGGATAACCACGGCGGAAACCTGTAAAATATAAATCGCAGCTGATGCTGGTGAGTGGTCAATAGTGAATTTTTGATATTTCATTATTGACCATTTATTTTGTGAGATAAAAATTAAATCGCTTTTAAATTTTCTATAATGAATTTGCAAAATCATAAAAACATCATCCAGGAAAAAGGATTCACGGTGATCAACAATATTTTTTCCGATCATGAAATCCGGAGAATTATTGAAGTGATTCAAAATATAGATACCTCAAAGGAAACTTTCAGAAAATCAGAAGACTTATTTGCCATCCGGCAGTTTTTAAAGGAAGTTCCCGAAGTACAGGATCTGATCTTTACCGAAAATATGAAAATGGTAATCAGGAAGATTTTCGGAAATCAGTACTTTGTGGTGAAAAGCATTTATTTCGATAAGCCTGAAACCTCAAACTGGTATGTGGCTTATCATCAGGACCTAACGATTTCAGTGGATCAAAAAATGCAGCTGGAAGGATTCGGACCCTGGACGACCAAACAGAATCAGTTTGCCGTTCAGCCACCGCTGGATATCCTGGAAAATATATATACGATCCGGATTCATCTTGATGACACAGATGAAAACAACGGAGCCCTGAAAGTAGTTCCCGGATCCCACGCCAAAGGCATTTATCGCCCGGAAACCATCGACTGGACCATTGAAACGGAAGAAATCTGCAACGTGGAAAGCGGCGGAATCATGATCATGAAACCCTTACTTCTGCACGGCTCCAACCGCACAATCAATGGAAACAGGAGAAGGGTGATCCATATTGAATTTTCCGATAGACAACTGCCGGATGGATTGAACTGGTCGGAAAAGATGGTGTTTTAAAATTAAATTTGCGCTATTTACCTCTCTACGGCTGATTGTTTCTGTGTATGTTACACGGTCATTGGGCTTCACCCAATGCTGTTGATTCCGCCCTTTCAGGGCTGATTGTTCTGCGTATGTTACACGGTCATTGGGCTTCACCCAATGCTGGTGATTCCGCCCTTTCAGGGCTGATTGTTTCTGCGTATGTTACAAGGTCATTGGGCTTCACCCAATGCTGTTGGTTTCACCCTTTCAGGGCTGATTGTTTCTGCATGTGTTACAAGGTCATTGAGCTTTTACCTCATTCTTTTAGAGCTGTTGTTTTCGGATGTTTTTTATTTTACTCATCAACCTTTATCGAAGCTGTTGATTTTACTCTTTCAAGATGTTTTGTATTATTCCGGTCTGTAAGATTCATAGCAAATATCAAATCGATTGCTCTGAAAATAATATTCTAAGATTGAAAGGCCATGTAAAGCCCTGAAAGGGCGCGATCACCAGCATCGGGTGAAGTCCGATGTACCAATTCAACACGAATGTAAAGAGCCCTGAAAGGGTGACATCAATAAACCGTTAAAACAAAACCCTCCGGAACTTCCGGAGGGTTTTGTTTTTGTTGAGCAGAGTTCAATTATTTTACTGAAATTTCATCTACGAAAATATAAGCATCGCCACCCGCGCCCTGGTGCCAGTCCGGAAGCTTGCCGAAATGATAAGCTTTTACTTTAACATAACGCGCTTGCGTCGGTAAAACGTCAGTGGAGAAATCTTTTACCTGAGGCGTTTCATCTTTCGGATCCAGCGTGTTGTCTACGGTTTTCAGCAGAATGAAATCTTTTCCGTTGTTGGATACATAATATTCCACTTTTTTCGGCATTAAAATCCATGCCCGGCTGTCCTGAAGATAAGTGGAGGAGAGATGGGTGATCTGCTGAGGCGATTTCATATCGATCACCGCTTCAAAAGTCTGACCCTGGTAACCGAGCCATTCGCCTTTTCTCCAGTTGGCATCTCCGTTTATTCCGTCAATTAAAGACAGTTTTCCACTCGCTGTATATTGCGGAGTCGGAGTTGAATTCACCGTGATGTCCCAATTGTTCGGCCTTCTGTTGAAAGCAGCGGTTACCACAGAGCTTTTCTCACCGTTTCTTTCTGTATACGCTGAAATCTGAGTGGTTTTCATAATCATAAACGGCCCTTTATAAGCGGTGAACGTTTTTCTTACATTGGCATCGTCTTCATCCAGTGTCATGTAGTAGATTTTATCATCAGGATTCAGTGCAGTAATTTCCACTTTCGTATTCAGGTCGAAAATCCTTGCCGCCGCAATAACGGGAGAGGCGGTCAGTTCATCATATTTAAAATCCCTGAACGATTTTACATTTTCAAAACCTAACTTTTTCAGTTCTTCTCTTCCTGTATTCTTAGTGATGGTTCTGGTGGTACCGTCTTCCAGGTGAATTTTAATTTCATCAAAATACGGTGTGGTCGTCTGCCATTCAGGTAACCCAGGAGTTACGGCATAGATTCCCATGACGCTTAAAATATACCAGGCGCTCATCTGGCCGCAATCCTCATTACCGATCAGTCCGTCCGGTGCATTTTTATAATAATTATTCAGGATGAATTTTATTTTGGTAT from Chryseobacterium sp. SORGH_AS_0447 includes these protein-coding regions:
- a CDS encoding TonB-dependent receptor, which produces MKKILWLLMFLLPFLMLSGQKFSVEGNVVDFKKKPLENATVYLLKRKDSSIVNYTSTNKEGKFSLKTDELKEASILKVDAEKSASYSKIFDKINQSVDIGTLELDQNKVTDIEEVKITVAPVKIKKDTIEFNAAAIKVRPDSNIEELLKNIGGVEIDNDGKITANGKQVDQIMINGKPFFDKDGKIALKNIPADIIKNIQFTTTKTREEELTGKPTKSENTTINFTIDDKKNKGFLSRITAGYGSDKRYEGSGFLSYFRDKRKISMVLSSNNVNSRGDSGEGSRNIQAGNNMKGIQKSTTIGVNYTDRLSNEIDLDALGLTRTETNLQTASKISKTTFLPDYNLKTNSESTGENGSEQYNFTSSVKIKPDTLSTIYFSPAFSHSTTANSTTFSSATFRDDMLLNESQSAGSSDSESNAFTPNIHYSRKFSKKGRSFYSSLNTSITENKNRSLTNSQTFFYDNGIEDPAKRDFRNQLTRTKAQNSSYSFNAKYTEPLSDSLNINFGLNYNSANAFNDRLVHDFDPATGQYSNYNLALSNSSDERNNQFSPQITLELNKQKYNFWASANVDFTDLKYQSVFNGQHFELSRNFILPDYNAGLQYKISENSRLNIYNSASFTIPSSQRLIPYVDESNPLVTYQGNPDLKNAWSNRTSLYFNNFNVPKNINYHLSLSFTYNSNDTTSFSYYDDSGKQFVTYTNISGNKSANFSGGFSKTLKWSDQKLTVSPKAGLSYRYSRGFINGQLFTGNSYVLTPGINIMYDKKDKINIKPSYTLTYSFSDYKNYSVESIRNTYQTFRVELTNYFLKTNLIFENDFEYNTSSNIAPGFKRDFYFLNSGIGYSFYKKQLTARVKVYDVLNQNQSVRRNITAAYVEDREDLILRRYIMFSLTMKLNKFAGNRK
- a CDS encoding phytanoyl-CoA dioxygenase family protein: MNLQNHKNIIQEKGFTVINNIFSDHEIRRIIEVIQNIDTSKETFRKSEDLFAIRQFLKEVPEVQDLIFTENMKMVIRKIFGNQYFVVKSIYFDKPETSNWYVAYHQDLTISVDQKMQLEGFGPWTTKQNQFAVQPPLDILENIYTIRIHLDDTDENNGALKVVPGSHAKGIYRPETIDWTIETEEICNVESGGIMIMKPLLLHGSNRTINGNRRRVIHIEFSDRQLPDGLNWSEKMVF
- a CDS encoding dicarboxylate/amino acid:cation symporter, encoding MKGQNKLFIAIVIALILGVAIGGLVHVSYPESAEPFSKNIKLLGTVFIRLVQMIIAPLVFTTLVVGIAKMSDIKMIGRVGTKAMLWFISASLISLFIGLMLVNWLEPGHVTKLPIQDAASAEELLKTSKGFSMEDFVKHIIPKSIFEAFATNEVLQIVVFSIMFGIALANMGEEYSQPVIKLFDIVAHGILKMVGYIMWFAPLGVLGAIAAVVATNGFEIFKVYAIYLRDFFFALGILWLVLLLVGYLILGNRLFELLRRIKEPLLIAFSTTSSEAVFPKLVEELERFGCNNRVVSFILPLGYSFNLDGSMMYMTFASIFIAQIYGIEMTVGQQITMLLVLMLTSKGIAGVPRASLVIIVATCSMFGIPPEGIALILPIDHFCDMGRSMTNVLGNALATSAVSKWERQLDNHGGNL
- a CDS encoding SH3 domain-containing protein produces the protein MNTLQDKYSNVVSAAQSAGISNLQVQEQDGILYVSGSASNTAAKDAVWNALGAIDSTYSASDINIDVQVAGLSAGTALTVATDESNLNIRQEPSTDAAVVGKATKGSSVTLIEQTSDDWWKVKTDDGQEGYAYSRYLRA
- a CDS encoding BON domain-containing protein, giving the protein MKKSIAMAALAIAVSFGSVSCKKKVSDADLQTQATTVVVSNPNASVEVKDGVAHLSGTFETQEAKDAMIKQLKAINGVKEVMDMATVAPSATAAPAIETQSAVAPEVQQKVQDAVKDIPGVKVEVVNGELTLTGNISSSDARKVKESVDALKVGKVNYNYTVTK
- a CDS encoding TonB-dependent receptor; the protein is MRKLLLLLVLMLNMLFFNAQKLNISGRVLNFEKKPVENATIYLLKQKDSSIINYTSTNREGNFSLKTDDLTEPGILKVDAEKLVSYSKNFENISQSVSLGEIELERNSVTNIQEVKLTASPVKVKKDTIEFNASSIKVRPDSKIEELLKQIPGVQIDNDGKITINGKEVDQITINGKPFFDKTGKIALQNLPADIIKNIQFTTTKTKEEELSGKNSKSNNATINFNIDEKKNKGLISRLTLGYGSDKRYEGSGLVSYFKNNTKISLLAASNNINSQGFSSDEVFDSMGRGRNSWLMQGGSVVTSGGTTYYTSGGNNTKGIQKSTTIGLNYSDKFGKDADLDNLSLIHIGNNLETRSKVSRTTLLPDYTLKTNSESNGENDSRQYSLDLAARIHLDSLTSIYFSPAFSRNELHNFSNSNSSTFKDNDLLNTSNSYSKTDSENNSFNPNIYFSKKFRKKGREMHANINSSIGENKENKLNRSENIFYLGTQPNDNRNQFSLKKNQNNNYRFSTGYSEPITDSISVGLNLSYNSAAMRNIRDVNDFNTSTQQYSSYNDALSNRMDQKIDEIAPELSFEVNKKKINAWGSVKAEFSNMNVNSRFNNQNYELQKNFVLPSYNMGMNYEFSQNKRLNLYNFADFTIPTAEQLTPYLDVINPLVSYQGNPNLKNTWTNSTYLYFNNFNMVKNTSYFMNIGFTYKNNDIINYSSFDESGKQLITYANISGNKNFNFGGGFSKTFKWKENKLTINPRFNSNYNFNKGFINGQEFSSSSYSINPGLNLTYEIKDKLTVKPSYTLGYNFSKYKNYSIDQVNTSNQILKLELTNYIFKSRLILGNDLEYNTNNNIAPGFKRDFYFWNTSVGYSFFNKQLTAKVKVYDVLNQNQSVRRVISSTYFEDRDDLILKRYVMFSLTMKLNKFARNKTQTP